In Tenebrio molitor chromosome 8, icTenMoli1.1, whole genome shotgun sequence, a genomic segment contains:
- the Rel gene encoding nuclear factor NF-kappa-B p110 subunit isoform X2: MSNYPNILTPPSSSEDSPQSNFYNSPPSSFPVQENPLILPPTSLAFDFDGIPAATAPHLKIIEQPIDRFRFRYKSEMTGTHGSLCGQNSDRVRKQTYPTIELCNFNKRAIVRCSIYQHNTKEDHKPHAHRLIKKQGKGEVDDPHDAFVSPEDGFVYTFHSMGIIHTAKKNLIPELVKKKTHLKKEEIARLEGKRRELTQKEEVEIKGLAEAESKSINLNVVCLRFDAFYKSNGVLLPICPPVYSHTINNLKSALTGELKIVRMDHCTSPAKGGREIFMLVERVTKKNIKVRFYELDDEDNLLWEDYGKFSDLDVHHQYAIVFKTPPYKDVNIKSAVRVFIELERPSDRARSEAKEFAYTVSSNIYKPGSKRARPSYESSSYDTSLASDELPVPIHNLYIENNPVGLLEDVQLEVTSSELQHAMNNINSDEFERLFKDFGSEYSLATDAPTVGFKKGKKWLTTAMKPSLTKRSLNTTIKQSSYQRSDSTEETIKAKHAVLELQNFIKTHPSDEKAVNMLRHYLTTEDKTNALHISIRQNESIDVMFLLKMIYVWKQYDLLNVRSDYCEAPVHIAVCMNSEEIVANLIVCKADVSVGDSDMNTALHLAVLTNASIAIFEKLLSVDYVKSFIDGENNDGNTPLNLAIENNNMKALKLLCLNGADINKRHKKSGFTPLRFAIEKQNIDVVSYILQQADVDPMIEDFSGVNPLQAALKKDNSELLEVITEYMRRNNYVDVEIKNEIDCSEDEFEEKFSVKLEQISAEELRDMYNDVKNFTPSCLDEISQILDQSGTWQNLADLLDLGHLMRSGLCDSNSSPTKLLLKLAIETNGDTVLQIRDFLENLDEVQAVEIIDNMVRSRFV, from the exons ATGAGCAATTATCCCAATATTCTGACGCCGCCTTCGAGCAGCGAGGACTCGCCTCAGTCCAACTTCTACAATTCGCCCCCTTCGTCGTTCCCCGTTCAGGAAAACCCCTTGATCCTTCCACCGACGTCGCTCGCCTTCGACTTCGATGGCATCCCAGCAGCAACAG CACCCCATTTGAAGATAATCGAGCAACCGATAGACAGATTTCGCTTTCGGTACAAGTCTGAGATGACAGGGACACATGGGAGCCTGTGTGGGCAGAACTCAGACAGGGTCCGCAAACAGACCTACCCCACAATTGAA CTTTGCAATTTCAACAAGAGGGCGATTGTCAGGTGCTCTATCTACCAGCACAACACTAAAGAGGATCACAAGCCACATGCACACAGATTAATCAAGAAACAGGGGAAAGGAGAAGTGGATGATCCTCATGACGCTTTTGTTTCACCAGAAGATGGTTTTGTTTATAC GTTTCACAGTATGGGGATTATCCATACAGCTAAGAAGAATTTAATTCCAGAATTAGTTAAGAAGAAGACGCATTTGAAGAAGGAAGAGATTGCGCGATTGGAGGGGAAAAGGCGGGAGTTGACCCAGAAAGAAGAAGTAGAG aTTAAGGGATTAGCTGAAGCTGAAAGCAAATCCATTAATCTGAATGTTGTGTGTTTACGATTCGATGCTTTTTACAAATCCAATGGTGTACTACTACCTATATGTCCTCCAGTTTATTCACATACCATCAATAACCTGA agAGCGCACTTACTGGCGAACTCAAGATCGTCAGAATGGACCACTGCACCAGTCCTGCCAAAGGAGGACGAGAGATATTTATGTTAGTGGAGCGAGTTACAAAGA aGAACATAAAGGTCAGATTTTATGAGCTAGACGACGAGGACAATCTCCTATGGGAAGATTACGGGAAATTTAGCGACCTCGACGTGCACCATCAATATGCAATCGTTTTCAA GACGCCGCCGTACAAAGATGTGAACATTAAAAGCGCAGTTAGAGTGTTCATCGAGCTGGAGAGGCCGTCGGACAGGGCTAGAAGCGAAGCGAAAGAGTTCGCCTACACCGTGAGTTCGAATATTTACAAGCCAGGGTCGAAAAGGGCTCGACCCAGTTACGAGAGTTCGAGTTACGACACATCTCTAGCCAGCGATGAGCTCCCCGTTCCTATCCATAACCTCTACATTGAAAATAATCCAGTCGGCTTGCTGGAGGACGTCCAATTGGAGGTCACAAGTAGCGAGCTACAACACGCCATGAACAACATTAATTCAGACGAGTTCGAGAGGCTTTTTAAAGACTTCGGGTCCGAATATTCGTTGGCCACTGACGCTCCGACGGTCGGCTTCAAGAAGGGGAAGAAGTGGCTGACCACAGCTATGAAGCCGTCTCTAACGAAAAG GAGTTTGAATACTACGATTAAACAGTCATCATACCAAAGATCTGATAGTACTGAAGAAACTATCAAGGCCAAACACGCCGTCTTGGAATTGCAGAACTTCATCAAAACCCACCCCAGCGACGAGAAGGCGGTCAACATGTTGCGACACTACTTGACGACCGAGGACAAAACAAA TGCGCTGCACATCTCCATCAGACAGAACGAGTCGATCGACGTGATGTTCCTCCTGAAGATGATCTACGTGTGGAAGCAGTACGATTTGTTGAACGTGCGGAGCGACTACTGCGAGGCTCCCGTGCACATCGCGGTCTGTATGAATTCGGAAGAGATCGTGGCCAATTTGATCGTGTGCAAAGCGGACGTGTCTGTGGGAGACTCGGACATGAACACAGCCCTCCACCTGGCGGTCCTGACGAACGCTTCGATCGCCATCTTCGAGAAACTTTTGTCTGTCGATTACGTCAAGAGCTTCATAGACGGCGAGAATAATG ATGGCAACACTCCTCTCAATCTGGCCATCGAGAATAACAACATGAAAGCGCTCAAGTTGCTCTGTTTAAACGGAGCCGACATCAACAAACGGCACAAGAAGAGCGGTTTCACGCCGCTGCGATTCGCcatagaaaaacaaaatatcgaTGTGGTGTCGTACATCTTGCAGCAAGCGGATGTGGATCCGATGATCGAGGATTTCAGCGGCGTCAATCCGCTGCAAGCCGCGCTCAAGAAAGACAATTCGGAACTGCTGGAAGTGATCACCGAATACATG CGCCGCAATAATTACGTCGACGTGGAAATCAAAAACGAAATCGATTGCTCAGAAGACGAGTTCGAAGAGAAATTTAGCGTCAAGTTGGAGCAGATTTCAGCGGAAGAGTTGCGCGACATGTACAACGACGTCAAGAATTTTACGCCGAGCTGTCTGGACGAGATTTCACAGATCTTGGACCAGTCGGGGACGTGGCAGAATCTCGCCGATTTGCTCGACCTGGGACACTTGATGAGGTCCGGACTGTGCGATTCTAACAGCAGTCCTACCAAGTTGCTCCTCAAGTTGGCGATAGAG acgAATGGCGATACAGTGCTACAGATCAGAGATTTTCTGGAAAATCTTGATGAAGTACAAGCTGTCGAAATCATCGACAACATGGTCAGGTCACGTTTCGTTTAA
- the Rel gene encoding nuclear factor NF-kappa-B p110 subunit isoform X1, which yields MLTENVNMEVYSVQTDMSNYPNILTPPSSSEDSPQSNFYNSPPSSFPVQENPLILPPTSLAFDFDGIPAATAPHLKIIEQPIDRFRFRYKSEMTGTHGSLCGQNSDRVRKQTYPTIELCNFNKRAIVRCSIYQHNTKEDHKPHAHRLIKKQGKGEVDDPHDAFVSPEDGFVYTFHSMGIIHTAKKNLIPELVKKKTHLKKEEIARLEGKRRELTQKEEVEIKGLAEAESKSINLNVVCLRFDAFYKSNGVLLPICPPVYSHTINNLKSALTGELKIVRMDHCTSPAKGGREIFMLVERVTKKNIKVRFYELDDEDNLLWEDYGKFSDLDVHHQYAIVFKTPPYKDVNIKSAVRVFIELERPSDRARSEAKEFAYTVSSNIYKPGSKRARPSYESSSYDTSLASDELPVPIHNLYIENNPVGLLEDVQLEVTSSELQHAMNNINSDEFERLFKDFGSEYSLATDAPTVGFKKGKKWLTTAMKPSLTKRSLNTTIKQSSYQRSDSTEETIKAKHAVLELQNFIKTHPSDEKAVNMLRHYLTTEDKTNALHISIRQNESIDVMFLLKMIYVWKQYDLLNVRSDYCEAPVHIAVCMNSEEIVANLIVCKADVSVGDSDMNTALHLAVLTNASIAIFEKLLSVDYVKSFIDGENNDGNTPLNLAIENNNMKALKLLCLNGADINKRHKKSGFTPLRFAIEKQNIDVVSYILQQADVDPMIEDFSGVNPLQAALKKDNSELLEVITEYMRRNNYVDVEIKNEIDCSEDEFEEKFSVKLEQISAEELRDMYNDVKNFTPSCLDEISQILDQSGTWQNLADLLDLGHLMRSGLCDSNSSPTKLLLKLAIETNGDTVLQIRDFLENLDEVQAVEIIDNMVRSRFV from the exons ATGCTAACGGAAAACGTAAACATGGAAGTGTATTCTGTGCAAACCG ATATGAGCAATTATCCCAATATTCTGACGCCGCCTTCGAGCAGCGAGGACTCGCCTCAGTCCAACTTCTACAATTCGCCCCCTTCGTCGTTCCCCGTTCAGGAAAACCCCTTGATCCTTCCACCGACGTCGCTCGCCTTCGACTTCGATGGCATCCCAGCAGCAACAG CACCCCATTTGAAGATAATCGAGCAACCGATAGACAGATTTCGCTTTCGGTACAAGTCTGAGATGACAGGGACACATGGGAGCCTGTGTGGGCAGAACTCAGACAGGGTCCGCAAACAGACCTACCCCACAATTGAA CTTTGCAATTTCAACAAGAGGGCGATTGTCAGGTGCTCTATCTACCAGCACAACACTAAAGAGGATCACAAGCCACATGCACACAGATTAATCAAGAAACAGGGGAAAGGAGAAGTGGATGATCCTCATGACGCTTTTGTTTCACCAGAAGATGGTTTTGTTTATAC GTTTCACAGTATGGGGATTATCCATACAGCTAAGAAGAATTTAATTCCAGAATTAGTTAAGAAGAAGACGCATTTGAAGAAGGAAGAGATTGCGCGATTGGAGGGGAAAAGGCGGGAGTTGACCCAGAAAGAAGAAGTAGAG aTTAAGGGATTAGCTGAAGCTGAAAGCAAATCCATTAATCTGAATGTTGTGTGTTTACGATTCGATGCTTTTTACAAATCCAATGGTGTACTACTACCTATATGTCCTCCAGTTTATTCACATACCATCAATAACCTGA agAGCGCACTTACTGGCGAACTCAAGATCGTCAGAATGGACCACTGCACCAGTCCTGCCAAAGGAGGACGAGAGATATTTATGTTAGTGGAGCGAGTTACAAAGA aGAACATAAAGGTCAGATTTTATGAGCTAGACGACGAGGACAATCTCCTATGGGAAGATTACGGGAAATTTAGCGACCTCGACGTGCACCATCAATATGCAATCGTTTTCAA GACGCCGCCGTACAAAGATGTGAACATTAAAAGCGCAGTTAGAGTGTTCATCGAGCTGGAGAGGCCGTCGGACAGGGCTAGAAGCGAAGCGAAAGAGTTCGCCTACACCGTGAGTTCGAATATTTACAAGCCAGGGTCGAAAAGGGCTCGACCCAGTTACGAGAGTTCGAGTTACGACACATCTCTAGCCAGCGATGAGCTCCCCGTTCCTATCCATAACCTCTACATTGAAAATAATCCAGTCGGCTTGCTGGAGGACGTCCAATTGGAGGTCACAAGTAGCGAGCTACAACACGCCATGAACAACATTAATTCAGACGAGTTCGAGAGGCTTTTTAAAGACTTCGGGTCCGAATATTCGTTGGCCACTGACGCTCCGACGGTCGGCTTCAAGAAGGGGAAGAAGTGGCTGACCACAGCTATGAAGCCGTCTCTAACGAAAAG GAGTTTGAATACTACGATTAAACAGTCATCATACCAAAGATCTGATAGTACTGAAGAAACTATCAAGGCCAAACACGCCGTCTTGGAATTGCAGAACTTCATCAAAACCCACCCCAGCGACGAGAAGGCGGTCAACATGTTGCGACACTACTTGACGACCGAGGACAAAACAAA TGCGCTGCACATCTCCATCAGACAGAACGAGTCGATCGACGTGATGTTCCTCCTGAAGATGATCTACGTGTGGAAGCAGTACGATTTGTTGAACGTGCGGAGCGACTACTGCGAGGCTCCCGTGCACATCGCGGTCTGTATGAATTCGGAAGAGATCGTGGCCAATTTGATCGTGTGCAAAGCGGACGTGTCTGTGGGAGACTCGGACATGAACACAGCCCTCCACCTGGCGGTCCTGACGAACGCTTCGATCGCCATCTTCGAGAAACTTTTGTCTGTCGATTACGTCAAGAGCTTCATAGACGGCGAGAATAATG ATGGCAACACTCCTCTCAATCTGGCCATCGAGAATAACAACATGAAAGCGCTCAAGTTGCTCTGTTTAAACGGAGCCGACATCAACAAACGGCACAAGAAGAGCGGTTTCACGCCGCTGCGATTCGCcatagaaaaacaaaatatcgaTGTGGTGTCGTACATCTTGCAGCAAGCGGATGTGGATCCGATGATCGAGGATTTCAGCGGCGTCAATCCGCTGCAAGCCGCGCTCAAGAAAGACAATTCGGAACTGCTGGAAGTGATCACCGAATACATG CGCCGCAATAATTACGTCGACGTGGAAATCAAAAACGAAATCGATTGCTCAGAAGACGAGTTCGAAGAGAAATTTAGCGTCAAGTTGGAGCAGATTTCAGCGGAAGAGTTGCGCGACATGTACAACGACGTCAAGAATTTTACGCCGAGCTGTCTGGACGAGATTTCACAGATCTTGGACCAGTCGGGGACGTGGCAGAATCTCGCCGATTTGCTCGACCTGGGACACTTGATGAGGTCCGGACTGTGCGATTCTAACAGCAGTCCTACCAAGTTGCTCCTCAAGTTGGCGATAGAG acgAATGGCGATACAGTGCTACAGATCAGAGATTTTCTGGAAAATCTTGATGAAGTACAAGCTGTCGAAATCATCGACAACATGGTCAGGTCACGTTTCGTTTAA
- the LOC138137522 gene encoding retinal dehydrogenase 2 — translation MVSESSSIKYTKLFINNEFVDAASKKTFPSFNPCNGQKIADVAEADKEDVDKAVAAAKTAFSRNSEWRKMDASVRGKLINQLADLLQRDLKELARLETLDNGKPLSDSEFDIQCSVDVLRYYAGYCDKVHGHTIPSDGDFFTLTRKEPIGVVGQIIPWNYPLMMLAWKWGPALAAGCTLVLKPAELTPLTALAAAALAREAGFPAGVINVVPGYGPTAGAALALHGDVSKVAFTGSTQVGKKIMEYAAQSNLKKVSLELGGKSPLVVFDDVDLDEAVEIAHNAIFTNHGQNCCAGSRTFVQSGIYDAFVKKAVEKARARKVGDPFDASVHQGPQIDKPSLDKVLRLVASGKEQGAKLETGGAQIGTEGYFVQPTVFSNVTDKMTIAKEEIFGPVQTILKFDTLEEVIERANDTSYGLASGVLTKDVNTALVFAQAVQAGSVWVNCYDAITPQTPFGGYKMSGIGREMGPDSVEPYLETKTISIKVPTKM, via the exons ATGGTGTCTGAAAGTTCTTCAATTAAATACACAAAg TTGTTCATAAACAACGAGTTTGTGGATGCTGCGAGTAAGAAAACATTTCCGTCTTTCAATCCGTGCAATGGGCAAAAAATCGCCGACGTGGCGGAAGCCGACAAG GAAGACGTGGACAAAGCAGTCGCTGCAGCTAAAACAGCGTTCTCGCGAAATTCCGAATGGAGAAAAATGGACGCCTCTGTCAGAGGCAAATTGATCAATCAG CTTGCAGATTTGCTCCAAAGAGATCTTAAAGAACTGGCCAGATTGGAGACTCTAGACAACGGCAAGCCTCTGTCAGATTCGGAATTTGACATCCAGTGCAGCGTCGACGTGCTGCGCTACTACGCCGGGTACTGCGATAAGGTCCACGGCCACACCATACCCTCTG ATGGTGACTTCTTCACCTTGACCAGAAAGGAGCCGATCGGCGTGGTGGGCCAGATCATCCCTTGGAACTATCCGCTGATGATGCTGGCCTGGAAGTGGGGCCCCGCGCTGGCGGCAGGATGCACGCTAGTGCTGAAACCCGCCGAATTGACGCCTCTGACGGCTCTAGCCGCTGCTGCGCTTGCACGCGAGGCGGGATTCCCCGCAGGGGTGATCAACGTGGTCCCCGGGTACGGGCCAACGGCGGGGGCGGCTCTGGCGCTGCACGGAGACGTCAGCAAAGTGGCCTTCACGGGGTCCACGCAGGTCGGCAAAAAAATCATGGAGTACGCGGCTCAATCCAACTTGAAAAAAGTCAGTTTAGAGCTGGGGGGCAAGAGTCCGCTTGTCGTATTCGACGACGTCGATT TGGACGAGGCGGTGGAGATCGCTCACAACGCGATTTTTACCAATCATGGCCAAAACTGCTGCGCCGGCTCTAGAACGTTCGTCCAGTCGGGGATTTACGACGCTTTCGTCAAAAAAGCCGTCGAGAAAGCCAGAGCGAGAAAAGTCGGGGATCCTTTTGACGCAAGCGTCCATCAAGGACCTCAA ATTGACAAACCGTCTCTAGACAAAGTCCTGCGGTTGGTTGCGTCGGGCAAAGAGCAAGGTGCCAAACTGGAGACAGGGGGCGCACAGATCGGCACCGAAGGATACTTCGTACAGCCCACCGTCTTCTCGAACGTTACCGATAAAATGACGATCGCTAAAGAGGAG ATTTTTGGGCCGGTGCAaaccattttgaaatttgacactctGGAGGAGGTTATCGAGAGGGCCAACGACACTAGCTACGGATTGGCTTCTGGGGTTTTGACAAAAGATGTGAACACGGCTCTAGTGTTTGCGCAAGCTGTCCAGGCCGGATCTGTGTG GGTGAACTGCTACGATGCTATTACACCGCAGACGCCTTTTGGGGGCTACAAAATGTCCGGAATAGGGCGCGagat GGGCCCCGATTCGGTCGAACCCTACTTGGAAACCAAGACCATCTCTATCAAGGTCCCcactaaaatgtaa